Proteins from a single region of Allofrancisella inopinata:
- a CDS encoding sulfotransferase domain-containing protein — MKKINYKTVWLASYPKSGNTWFRVFLTNYINDSDKPASIDDLERTPIASSRGHFDRLYGIDSADLYLDEIDAMRPAMYDDWKANDSIQFHKIHDAYTYVKEQPLLGNPAGQAAIYLIRNPLDVAVSFTHHNGHEDVNKTIKNMAQEDFALCSSDKTMPNQLRQKHLTWSNHVKSWENAPIDKIFLRYEDMVVNPIKEFTKAIKFLGLEADEKRIKKAVEFSSFENLKKQEEEKGFQEKAPNAKSFFRKGKASDYLDTLSQEQINQIIKDHKEIMVRYGFV, encoded by the coding sequence ATGAAGAAAATTAATTATAAAACTGTTTGGCTAGCCTCTTACCCTAAGTCTGGAAATACTTGGTTTAGAGTTTTTTTAACTAACTATATTAATGATTCTGATAAGCCAGCATCTATAGATGATTTAGAGCGAACCCCTATTGCTAGTTCTAGAGGCCATTTTGATCGATTATATGGAATAGACTCAGCAGATCTTTATTTAGATGAAATAGATGCCATGAGACCAGCTATGTATGATGATTGGAAAGCAAATGATAGTATACAATTTCATAAAATTCATGATGCTTACACTTACGTTAAAGAACAACCATTATTGGGTAATCCAGCCGGACAGGCGGCGATTTACCTTATTAGAAACCCTCTAGACGTTGCTGTATCATTTACTCATCATAATGGACATGAGGATGTGAATAAAACCATAAAAAATATGGCTCAGGAAGATTTTGCTCTTTGTAGCTCTGATAAAACCATGCCAAATCAACTTAGACAAAAGCATTTAACTTGGAGTAATCATGTTAAAAGTTGGGAAAATGCACCAATAGACAAAATTTTCCTTAGATATGAAGATATGGTTGTTAACCCTATAAAAGAATTCACAAAAGCAATAAAGTTTTTAGGGTTAGAAGCAGATGAAAAAAGGATAAAAAAAGCAGTTGAATTTAGTAGTTTTGAAAATCTAAAAAAACAAGAAGAAGAAAAAGGCTTCCAGGAAAAAGCTCCAAATGCAAAGAGTTTTTTTAGAAAAGGAAAAGCTTCTGATTATTTAGATACATTATCACAAGAGCAAATTAACCAGATTATAAAAGATCATAAGGAAATAATGGTAAGGTATGGTTTTGTCTAA
- a CDS encoding nucleotidyltransferase family protein, protein MVLSNYKSDVTFQFLLYLIRKHVHRYRHSYVDSFDTENIKKVNFDRLFKLITYHKVELIVLPILKDMDIPGFNYSQLNLRTKKIVKKQLLMEKILSDILAKFDENKVENIILKGLPLDKKLYGNKGKRVYNDIDILIKENQLKTAHKLLLDLGFCFDKDLFSIEFISKNSLVRKGLKDIVYINKKYNITLELHWRPLIIGNFKYDIYSECSENFQYAFRAYRVLKNEYCLSYLVIHGYRSAWHRIKWLIDIISFIQNLDFDKKKFHEIILEEFGEYRSVMDLSKLLKDFFNFTSNILVSNNDKFFDRYACKYRIEYIKNIVYRNPGFTPSVFKKTFYHMLVYPNKYAYFKTYIIYLPLKKMYLISKKN, encoded by the coding sequence ATGGTTTTGTCTAATTATAAATCAGATGTTACATTTCAGTTTCTTTTATATCTAATAAGAAAACATGTTCACAGATATAGGCATAGTTATGTCGACTCTTTTGATACAGAAAATATAAAGAAAGTTAATTTTGATAGATTATTCAAATTGATTACTTACCATAAAGTTGAGTTAATAGTCCTTCCAATTTTAAAAGATATGGATATACCAGGCTTTAATTATAGTCAGCTAAATTTGAGAACAAAAAAAATAGTAAAAAAGCAACTACTAATGGAGAAAATCCTTTCAGACATATTAGCAAAATTTGATGAAAATAAAGTAGAAAATATTATACTTAAAGGATTACCTCTAGATAAAAAGCTTTATGGAAATAAAGGTAAAAGGGTTTATAACGATATAGATATTTTAATAAAAGAAAATCAGCTAAAAACTGCACATAAGCTATTATTAGATCTGGGGTTTTGTTTTGATAAAGATCTTTTTTCTATTGAATTTATATCAAAAAACTCACTTGTTAGAAAAGGTCTAAAGGATATTGTATATATTAACAAAAAGTACAACATCACACTAGAACTTCATTGGAGACCTTTAATTATAGGAAATTTCAAATATGACATTTATAGTGAATGTTCAGAAAATTTTCAGTATGCTTTTAGGGCTTATCGGGTTCTAAAGAATGAGTACTGTTTATCTTATCTTGTTATACATGGATATAGATCTGCATGGCATAGAATTAAGTGGTTAATTGATATAATTAGTTTTATCCAAAATTTAGATTTTGATAAAAAGAAATTCCATGAAATTATACTAGAGGAATTTGGTGAATATAGATCAGTAATGGATTTAAGTAAGCTTCTTAAGGATTTTTTTAATTTTACAAGCAATATTTTAGTATCTAATAACGATAAGTTTTTTGATAGATATGCATGTAAATATAGAATAGAATATATTAAAAATATAGTATATAGAAATCCAGGTTTTACTCCATCAGTTTTTAAAAAAACTTTTTATCATATGCTAGTTTATCCAAATAAGTATGCTTACTTTAAAACATATATTATTTATTTACCACTAAAAAAAATGTATTTAATATCCAAAAAAAATTAG
- the cysC gene encoding adenylyl-sulfate kinase has translation MSNIVWHNASVLHQDRVKQKGHKSVVLWYTGLSGSGKSTIANAVDRMLYEKGCHTYLLDGDNIRHGLSKDLGFDEPDRVENIRRIAEVAKLFADAGLIVGTAFISPFVSEREQARELIGRDQFIEIFIDTDLSECEKRDPKGLYKKVRKGNITNFTGVSSPYEKPTNPEIYVKTQETSIKECAQKIIDYLVTRGII, from the coding sequence ATGTCTAATATTGTTTGGCATAATGCAAGTGTCTTACACCAGGATAGAGTAAAGCAAAAAGGTCATAAGTCTGTGGTACTATGGTATACAGGCCTTAGTGGTTCCGGGAAATCTACTATTGCCAATGCTGTTGATAGAATGTTATATGAAAAAGGTTGCCATACTTATCTTCTAGATGGAGATAATATCCGTCATGGACTCAGTAAAGACTTGGGGTTTGATGAGCCAGACCGGGTTGAAAATATCCGTAGGATTGCTGAAGTTGCTAAACTTTTTGCAGATGCTGGATTAATTGTTGGCACAGCTTTTATATCGCCTTTTGTTTCTGAAAGAGAGCAAGCACGAGAACTTATTGGTAGAGATCAATTTATTGAGATATTTATTGATACTGATTTGTCAGAGTGTGAGAAAAGAGATCCAAAAGGATTATATAAAAAAGTAAGAAAAGGTAATATTACTAACTTTACTGGGGTAAGCTCTCCTTATGAGAAGCCAACAAATCCGGAAATCTATGTTAAAACGCAAGAAACATCTATAAAGGAGTGTGCTCAAAAAATTATTGATTATCTTGTTACTAGGGGAATAATCTAA
- a CDS encoding FAD-dependent oxidoreductase, which yields MEKIWVVIGGGVAGITAVAKLLDTGVKGENIYWVCSDFSVGDLGKKWRNVSGNTSVKRVKEFLLSYKLFDLHDKQDKFSIFSMQEEETCYLRDIVIPLEYSTNILMNKVNTYKNVVTNVVSDESKVCVTLCNNQNIVADKVIVAIGCEPKAALYKDIEEINLKIALDPSKLVNKVTSTDTVAVFGSSHSAILILKSLAEIGVKKIINFYIEDISYAVETPDGIINDNTGLKGVAAKWAKQYLEQGLIENLIQVKSTRENIGDFLPKINKAIYSIGFKKRKLYINGISDRDYDKETGEIVKNVYGFGIAYPSLKKDLSGKYEYQVGVTKFVKQINESIKLWEQ from the coding sequence ATGGAAAAAATTTGGGTAGTTATAGGCGGTGGAGTCGCTGGTATAACAGCAGTGGCTAAACTCTTAGATACAGGTGTAAAGGGTGAGAATATTTATTGGGTTTGCTCAGATTTTAGTGTAGGAGATCTTGGTAAAAAATGGCGTAATGTCTCTGGTAACACCTCTGTTAAGAGAGTTAAAGAGTTTCTTTTATCATATAAATTATTTGATTTACATGATAAGCAAGATAAATTTAGTATTTTTAGTATGCAAGAAGAAGAAACTTGCTATTTAAGAGATATAGTTATACCACTTGAGTATTCAACAAATATTTTGATGAATAAAGTCAACACATACAAAAATGTTGTAACAAATGTAGTATCTGATGAGTCAAAAGTATGCGTTACTTTGTGCAATAACCAAAATATAGTTGCTGATAAGGTTATTGTAGCAATAGGATGTGAACCTAAAGCTGCACTATATAAAGATATTGAAGAAATAAACTTAAAAATTGCTCTTGATCCTAGTAAACTTGTCAATAAGGTAACTTCCACCGATACTGTAGCTGTTTTTGGTTCATCACATTCTGCTATTTTAATTTTAAAATCTTTAGCAGAAATAGGGGTTAAAAAAATTATAAACTTTTATATTGAAGATATAAGTTATGCAGTTGAGACGCCTGATGGAATTATAAATGACAATACAGGACTAAAAGGGGTTGCAGCTAAATGGGCAAAGCAATATTTAGAACAGGGCTTAATAGAAAACTTAATCCAGGTAAAATCTACGAGAGAAAATATTGGTGATTTTTTGCCAAAGATTAATAAAGCTATTTACTCAATAGGCTTTAAAAAGCGTAAACTTTATATAAATGGTATTAGTGATAGAGATTATGATAAAGAAACAGGAGAAATAGTCAAAAATGTTTATGGTTTTGGTATAGCATACCCTAGTTTGAAAAAAGACTTATCTGGGAAGTATGAATATCAAGTTGGAGTTACGAAATTTGTTAAGCAAATAAATGAAAGTATTAAATTATGGGAACAGTAG
- a CDS encoding DHH family phosphoesterase, with translation MHIDIFNGDADGILSLVQLRKAFSVEQSNQKLITGVKRDIDLCKKVSDLQAQGSEITVLDISFDKNVEDIKRLLQSAKQINYFDHHKADKLISHPKLNLKIDLTVDVCTALLVSESLNNEHHLWAIAAVYGDNLFQKAELEADKLNLSPKQKDQLKEFGILINYNGYGSSIDDLHYQPEDLYRELMKCDTPFEIIADKKSCFYVLKKGFEKDNENLEKLGIQELEYVNFVELPNEPWARRISGTLGNDLANRYRDKAIIVATQKENGNYLISLRAPKNNPKGASEICSQFSNGGGREAAAGVNDLLPSELTDFIKKVQSFYNY, from the coding sequence ATGCATATAGATATATTTAACGGTGATGCTGACGGCATCTTATCACTAGTTCAGTTAAGAAAAGCTTTTTCCGTAGAACAATCTAACCAAAAACTGATAACAGGAGTTAAAAGGGATATAGATTTATGTAAGAAAGTTAGTGATTTACAAGCTCAAGGTTCGGAAATTACAGTTTTGGATATATCTTTTGATAAGAACGTTGAAGATATTAAAAGGCTCTTGCAATCTGCTAAGCAGATAAATTATTTTGACCATCATAAAGCAGATAAGCTTATTAGTCACCCTAAGCTAAATTTAAAGATAGACTTGACAGTAGATGTCTGTACAGCGTTACTTGTTAGCGAAAGTCTAAATAACGAACACCATTTATGGGCGATAGCAGCAGTTTATGGTGATAACTTGTTTCAAAAAGCAGAGCTAGAAGCAGATAAATTAAACTTAAGCCCAAAGCAAAAAGATCAATTAAAAGAGTTTGGGATTTTAATTAATTATAATGGTTATGGCAGTTCAATTGATGATTTGCATTATCAACCAGAAGATTTATATCGAGAGTTAATGAAATGTGATACGCCGTTTGAGATAATCGCCGATAAAAAATCTTGCTTTTATGTACTTAAAAAAGGCTTCGAAAAAGATAATGAGAATTTGGAAAAGCTAGGTATCCAAGAATTAGAGTATGTTAATTTTGTAGAATTACCTAATGAGCCTTGGGCTAGAAGAATTAGTGGTACTTTAGGCAATGACTTAGCAAACAGATATAGAGATAAAGCTATAATAGTTGCTACACAAAAAGAAAATGGTAATTATTTAATAAGTCTTAGAGCTCCTAAAAATAATCCTAAAGGAGCATCTGAGATTTGTTCGCAATTTTCCAATGGTGGAGGTCGAGAAGCTGCTGCTGGTGTAAATGATTTATTACCAAGTGAACTTACAGATTTTATAAAAAAAGTTCAAAGTTTTTATAATTATTGA
- a CDS encoding IS256 family transposase, with amino-acid sequence MSKNKKSEDIYSVIADQIIDSGVDVNQMFEKDGLLKQLTKRLLEKALDTEMNSHLGYSKHQRSNSSNARNGYSNKSLSTDTGNIDISIPRDRDSNFEPQIVPKRVTKINGLDQKIISLYAKGMSTTDIQQQLFELYDTKISTSFISDVTEAIIDDVKAWQNRPLESVYPIVFFDCIVVKVREDKHIINKAVYVALGISLTGHKDVLGLWISQNEGAKYWLGVFTELKNRGLQDIFIACTDNLKGMSDAIQAIYPETKHQLCMVHQIRNSLKYVPYKDKKEVARELKKIYDADTIEIAQSELDNFANKYDAKYPLISKSWTNNWDNLTVFLQYPPKIRKVIYTTNAIESLNSQFRKVIKNKKLFPKDDSVFKSLYLAIDYLTKKWSMPVRYWNEAMPYFAIEFEDRIQRFM; translated from the coding sequence ATGTCTAAGAATAAGAAGTCAGAAGATATTTACTCAGTTATTGCAGATCAAATAATAGATTCAGGTGTTGATGTTAATCAAATGTTTGAGAAAGATGGTTTGCTAAAGCAACTAACAAAACGATTATTAGAAAAAGCACTAGATACAGAAATGAATAGTCATCTTGGCTACTCAAAGCATCAACGCAGTAACTCTTCAAATGCTAGAAATGGCTATAGTAATAAAAGTTTATCTACGGATACTGGTAATATAGATATATCAATTCCTAGAGATAGAGATAGTAACTTTGAGCCTCAAATAGTTCCCAAAAGAGTAACAAAGATAAATGGATTAGACCAAAAAATAATATCTTTGTATGCTAAAGGTATGAGTACTACAGATATCCAACAACAGTTATTTGAGTTATATGATACAAAGATAAGTACAAGCTTTATAAGTGATGTTACAGAAGCTATTATTGATGATGTTAAAGCATGGCAAAATAGACCTTTAGAGTCAGTTTATCCAATAGTGTTTTTTGACTGTATAGTCGTTAAAGTTAGAGAAGACAAGCATATTATTAATAAAGCTGTGTATGTGGCTCTTGGCATATCGTTAACTGGTCATAAGGATGTATTAGGTCTTTGGATCAGTCAAAATGAAGGTGCTAAATATTGGCTAGGAGTATTTACTGAATTAAAGAATAGAGGCTTACAGGATATATTTATAGCATGTACTGATAATTTAAAAGGTATGTCTGATGCTATACAAGCTATATACCCTGAGACAAAGCATCAGCTTTGTATGGTTCATCAAATTCGTAATAGTCTTAAGTATGTGCCATATAAAGACAAAAAAGAGGTAGCTAGAGAGTTAAAGAAAATATATGATGCTGATACCATTGAAATAGCTCAATCTGAACTTGATAACTTTGCAAATAAGTATGACGCTAAATATCCTTTAATTTCAAAATCATGGACAAATAACTGGGATAATTTAACCGTATTCTTGCAATACCCACCAAAAATTCGTAAAGTTATTTATACTACTAATGCGATAGAATCGCTTAATAGTCAGTTTAGGAAAGTTATTAAAAATAAAAAGCTGTTTCCTAAGGATGACTCTGTTTTCAAATCTTTGTACTTGGCTATAGATTATTTGACTAAAAAATGGTCTATGCCTGTCAGATATTGGAATGAGGCTATGCCTTATTTCGCTATTGAGTTTGAGGATAGAATCCAGAGATTCATGTAA
- the cysD gene encoding sulfate adenylyltransferase subunit CysD — protein MQTHLKKLENESIQIFREVVAQFENPVMLYSVGKDSSVLLHLARKAFHPGKIPFRLLHVDTTWKFKEMIEFRDKMAKEYDFELLVYINQDGIEQGIGPFSHGSAKHTDIMKTQALKQALNKYKFDAAFGGARRDEEKSRAKERVFSFRDKNHRWDPKNQRPELWNIYNGMVNKGESIRVFPLSNWTELDIWQYIYMENIQIPSLYFAKERPVVEYEGILMMIDDERTPKELREKAVNKIVRFRTLGCYPLTGAVESEADTLPKIIQEMLLTKTSERQGRAIDKDSSGSMEKKKIEGYF, from the coding sequence GTGCAAACCCATTTAAAAAAACTAGAAAATGAATCAATACAAATATTTCGTGAAGTAGTAGCTCAATTTGAAAACCCAGTGATGCTTTATTCGGTAGGTAAAGACTCATCTGTATTACTTCACTTAGCTCGTAAAGCATTTCACCCTGGCAAAATACCTTTTCGATTATTACATGTTGATACCACATGGAAGTTTAAAGAAATGATCGAGTTTAGAGATAAGATGGCAAAAGAATATGATTTTGAGCTTCTAGTGTACATAAATCAAGATGGTATTGAGCAAGGAATTGGGCCATTTAGCCATGGTAGTGCTAAGCATACGGATATCATGAAGACTCAAGCCCTAAAACAAGCTCTGAATAAATATAAGTTTGATGCTGCTTTTGGTGGTGCTCGCCGTGATGAGGAAAAGTCTCGAGCAAAGGAAAGGGTATTTTCTTTTAGAGATAAAAATCACCGTTGGGACCCTAAGAATCAAAGGCCAGAACTTTGGAACATCTATAATGGTATGGTAAACAAAGGTGAGAGTATAAGAGTATTTCCACTTTCAAACTGGACTGAGCTAGATATTTGGCAGTATATTTATATGGAGAATATTCAAATACCTAGTTTATACTTTGCTAAAGAAAGACCTGTAGTTGAGTATGAAGGTATATTGATGATGATTGATGATGAGAGAACTCCTAAAGAGCTAAGAGAAAAGGCTGTCAATAAAATAGTCAGGTTTAGAACTTTAGGATGTTATCCATTAACAGGAGCTGTAGAGTCTGAAGCCGATACATTACCAAAAATTATTCAAGAAATGTTGTTAACTAAAACTTCTGAAAGGCAAGGTCGAGCTATAGATAAAGATAGTTCTGGATCTATGGAGAAAAAGAAGATTGAGGGGTATTTCTAG
- a CDS encoding four helix bundle protein, producing the protein MKCEKLEVWEKSINICTEIYKLMGELRDYSFRDQITRSALSIPSNIAEGIERISDKEKVRFLDIARGSLAELQTQIIVGTEINYINKEKSSQLINQLDQIGKMLTGLIKSIKGITND; encoded by the coding sequence ATGAAATGTGAAAAATTAGAAGTGTGGGAAAAATCGATTAATATTTGTACAGAAATTTATAAGCTAATGGGCGAGTTACGAGATTATAGTTTTAGAGACCAAATAACTAGGAGTGCTCTCTCTATCCCTAGTAATATAGCTGAAGGTATAGAAAGAATATCAGATAAAGAAAAAGTCAGATTTTTAGATATTGCTAGAGGTTCTTTAGCTGAATTGCAAACTCAAATTATAGTTGGCACTGAAATTAACTATATTAATAAAGAAAAAAGCTCACAATTAATAAACCAGCTAGATCAAATAGGAAAGATGCTAACTGGCTTAATAAAATCCATAAAAGGCATCACTAATGACTAA
- the cysN gene encoding sulfate adenylyltransferase subunit CysN yields the protein MTNDNRLITNDILAYLKQHEQKELLRFITCGSVDDGKSTLIGRLLHDSKMIFEDQLAAIQEDSKKVGTQGNEVDLALLVDGLQSEREQGITIDVAYRYFSTDKRKFIIADTPGHEQYTRNMATGASNCDLAIILIDARKGVQTQTRRHSYICSILGIKHVIVAVNKMDAVEYSQTKYKDIQAEYLKLAGSLEIPDIRFAPISALKGNNVVTKSENMPWFRGSALMEYLETIKIDNAVNNEFRFPVQLVCRPNSDFRGFQGTVVSGEAKVGDIIRVLPNGKITTIKSIETFDGQLEKAECGQAITITTSEEIDISRGDMIVHKDAISHVSSRLKARIVWMAEQPMVEHKDYYIKFLTKQTSMSVEKFDYKTDVNTLADTDCGKLELNEIGVANLNLSEKVCFDDYQKNRATGAFIIIDKLTNVTVGAGMVLSPLAEKILPEAPAEYSEFELELNSLIRKHFPHWGTKDLRN from the coding sequence ATGACTAACGACAATAGACTAATAACTAACGACATATTAGCTTACTTAAAGCAACACGAACAAAAAGAGCTTCTTAGGTTTATAACATGTGGAAGTGTTGATGATGGTAAAAGTACTCTTATAGGTCGGCTTTTACATGATAGTAAAATGATTTTTGAGGATCAGTTAGCTGCTATACAAGAAGATAGTAAAAAAGTTGGCACTCAAGGTAACGAAGTTGACCTTGCTTTGCTTGTAGATGGTTTGCAATCTGAAAGAGAGCAAGGGATTACAATTGATGTTGCCTATAGGTATTTTTCCACAGATAAAAGAAAATTTATTATCGCTGATACTCCAGGCCATGAACAGTATACACGTAATATGGCTACTGGAGCTTCAAATTGTGATTTAGCTATTATCCTTATTGATGCAAGAAAAGGTGTACAAACTCAAACTCGTAGACACAGCTATATTTGCTCAATACTTGGAATTAAGCATGTTATTGTGGCTGTTAATAAAATGGATGCTGTAGAATACTCTCAAACAAAGTATAAAGACATACAAGCAGAGTATTTAAAATTAGCTGGTAGTTTAGAGATTCCAGATATTCGTTTTGCCCCTATATCAGCACTTAAAGGTAATAATGTTGTTACTAAAAGTGAGAATATGCCTTGGTTTAGAGGTTCTGCACTTATGGAATACCTTGAGACAATAAAAATTGATAATGCAGTTAATAATGAGTTTCGTTTTCCAGTGCAATTAGTCTGTCGTCCTAATTCTGACTTTAGAGGGTTCCAAGGTACAGTAGTTTCTGGTGAAGCTAAAGTAGGTGATATTATTCGAGTTTTGCCAAATGGTAAGATTACGACTATCAAGTCTATAGAAACTTTTGATGGACAGTTAGAGAAAGCAGAATGTGGTCAAGCTATAACAATTACAACTAGTGAAGAGATTGATATCAGCCGTGGAGATATGATTGTACATAAAGATGCTATTAGCCATGTTTCATCACGTCTTAAAGCACGTATTGTGTGGATGGCAGAGCAGCCAATGGTTGAGCATAAGGATTATTACATTAAATTTTTAACTAAGCAAACATCAATGAGTGTGGAAAAATTTGATTATAAAACAGACGTTAATACATTGGCAGATACAGATTGCGGTAAGCTTGAACTTAATGAGATAGGGGTGGCAAATTTAAACCTCTCTGAGAAGGTTTGTTTTGATGATTATCAAAAAAATAGAGCAACAGGTGCATTTATTATAATTGATAAACTAACAAATGTAACAGTTGGTGCAGGTATGGTACTTTCTCCATTAGCTGAAAAAATATTACCTGAAGCACCAGCTGAATACTCAGAATTTGAACTAGAATTAAATTCTTTAATCCGTAAGCACTTCCCACACTGGGGAACAAAAGACTTGAGAAATTAG